A part of Aspergillus flavus chromosome 1, complete sequence genomic DNA contains:
- a CDS encoding gamma-glutamyltranspeptidase, with protein MPLNSKAVYSRLNPDFVPFTSRRSTVHSTNGIVTCTQPLAAAAGQRILQQGGNAADAAVAVAAALNITEPSSTGIGGDMFCLFYDVKTKRVHSLNGSGRYPANATLEKIRKDLNVGPNDAGTIPMKSVHAVTTPGAAAGWVDTIEKFGSGKLSLEQILLPAIELGENGFPVSELSSFFWREGEDLLRQASPNAHEMLKPDQKAKDGVRSPLPGEILKNPTLAQTFRSLAANGKKGFYEGRVAEELVKVVQDLGGYLTLEDLKSHAEIGTQETEAISLKFTGQSIAEKQTAGTDGEDNQGVEIWEHPPNGQGIVALMALGILEELEKMGKIPKFTEAQHNSAEYLHAVIESLRIAFADASWWVTDPDVEKVPTSELISPAYLAERAKLFNPDKATDILDHGSPAHNHCDTVYFAVTDKEGNGISFINSNYAGFGSGIIPKGCGFTLQNRGANFSLVPGHPNALAPRKRPYHTIIPAMITNVSDGSLHSVYGVMGGFMQPQGHVQVLLNMLAFNYHPQAALDSPRICIAAGSPELGKPVDRSVYVEEGISDEAVEGLKRLGHQVKVLKGWERGMFGRGQIIRCHYDDGQLVYSAGSDQRGDGMAIPVL; from the exons ATGCCCCTCAATTCGAAAGCCGTCTACTCTAGACTGAACCCCGACTTCGTTCCATTCACGAGTCGGAGAAGTACTGTGCATAGCACAAATGGGATCGTCACTTGTACCCAGCCTTTGGCAGCTGCTGCGGGCCAAAGAATTCTGCAACAGGGAGGAAATGCTGCA GATGCTGCCGTAGCTGTCG CCGCTGCATTGAACATCACCGAACCCTCATCAACGGGTATTGGAGGAGATATGTTCTGTCTATTTTACGATGTCAAAACGAAGAGAGTTCACTCCCTTAATGGATCTGGGCGGTACCCTGCGAATGCTACGCTAGAGAAGATCCGGAAAGACTTGAATGTCGGCCCAAATGACGCTGGAACCATTCCTATGAAGAGTGTTCACGCGGTGACAACTCCCGGCGCAGCTGCAGGGTGGGTTGACACCATAGAGAAATTTGGAAGTGGTAAACTGTCTTTGGAGCAGATCCTACTTCCAGCTATTGAACTTGGCGAGAATGGTTTCCCTGTATCCGAATTATCGTCCTTTTTT TGgcgagaaggtgaagatctCCTTCGACAGGCATCCCCAAATGCACATGAGATGCTCAAGCCAGACCAGAAGGCTAAAGATGGGGTCAGATCCCCTCTTCCTGGTGAAATCTTGAAAAATCCTACGCTGGCCCAGACCTTCCGATCTCTTGCGGCAAATGGCAAGAAAGGATTTTATGAAGGGCGGGTTGCAGAGGAGCTGGTGAAAGTTGTGCAAGATCTGGGAGGATACCTTACTCTAGAAGATCTGAAATCCCACGCAGAGATTGGGACCCAAGAGACGGAAGCGATCTCCCTCAAGTTCACTGGACAGAGCATCGCCGAGAAGCAGACTGCTGGAACGGATGGTGAAGACAACCAAGGAGTGGAGATTTGGGAGCACCCACCAAATGGGCAGGGAATCGTTGCTCTCATGGCGTTGGGAATCCTTGAGGAACTTGAAAAGATGGGCAAGATTCCAAAGTTCACAGAGGCCCAGCACAACTCTGCTGAATATCTCCATGCAGTTATTGAAAGTCTGCGTATAGCGTTCGCTGATGCATCTTGGTGGGTCACGGACCCTGACGTGGAGAAGGTACCAACTAGCGAACTTATCTCTCCAGCCTACCTGGCCGAGAGGGCAAAACTGTTTAACCCGGACAAGGCAACTGATATCCTTGACCACGGCAGCCCAGCCCACAACCATTGCGATACTGTCTACTTTGCAGTGACAGACAAGGAGGGTAACGGCATCTCGTTTATCAATAGTAATTACGCCGGATTTGGCTCTGGTATCATCCCGAAGGGGTGCGGATTTACGTTGCAAAATCGCGGAGCCAATTTCTCTCTAGTGCCAGGTCACCCAAATGCCCTGGCCCCACGGAAACGGCCATACCATACGATTATTCCTGCCATGATCACCAACGTCTCTGATGGTTCTTTGCACTCAGTGTATGGTGTCATGGGTGGCTTCATGCAGCCCCAGGGTCATGTTCAGGTGCTACTCAATATGCTTGCATTTAACTATCACCCACAGGCGGCGTTGGACTCACCGAGAATCTGTATCGCTGCTGGCTCACCAGAGCTAGGAAAGCCCGTGGATCGCAGTGTCTACGTGGAGGAAGGGATCAGTGACGAGGCTGTCGAAGGCCTGAAGCGTCTCGGTCACCAAGTAAAGGTATTGAAAGGATGGGAGAGAGGCATGTTTGGTAGGGGACAGATTATTCGCTGCCACTATGACGATGGGCAATTGGTCTACAGCGCAGGAAGTGACCAGAGAGGAGATGGAATGGCTATTCCGGTGCTGTGA
- a CDS encoding C2H2 finger domain protein, translating into MARGSAPGTETISTPHSPIHLSTVLNSPPNSSRTMPSTASTSRTQNNKASSRKTTNTMRRTNTQTEIPLPITYTPTTHRISKAKKGKRVHACEYPGCNKIFTRAEHRRRHELNHNPEAVFRCTHPGCKKAFHRPDLLSRHVERHEIETQMNNAQWSRQSHISMVSESHYLPKAAPVDPNAGHYLAATQPTTSMSIGSLVAPPIHPDLANDTGYMWMGMNMPSEHQNPLYPPHHIHESIEDSQFYSSPEACPSPGSDGATLSIPSHPRSSVASTPTAVADQYPEPIIDSDLTSSPMSMHATLRCWDQSEGPLATPSYAPVPLSDPFHCQYPSPTWPAAHHFNYDEPALPSGTQFPPPVSWKSFTI; encoded by the exons ATGGCTAGAGGATCTGCCCCAGGAACCGAAACTATATCTACTCCCCACTCGCCTATCCATCTGTCAACAGTCCTCAACTCTCCACCCAACTCTTCAAGAACAATGCCTTCTACTGCTTCCACTTCTCGAACACAGAACAACAAGGCTTCGTCTAGGAAGACTACCAACACGATGCGTCGGACCAACACTCAAACGGAGATCCCTCTCCCAATCACCTATACCCCAACAACCCATCGCATCAGTAAAGCAAAGAAGGGTAAACGGGTACACGCCTGCGAGTACCCAGGATGCAACAAG ATCTTCACCAGAGCAGAACATAGACGGCGACATGAACTCAACCACAACCCTGAGGCAGTGTTCCGTTGCACCCATCCAGGATGCAAAAAGGCCTTTCACCGTCCTGACTTACTGTCGCGCCATGTAGAAAGACA TGAGATTGAGACTCAGATGAACAACGCACAATGGAGCCGACAGAGTCACATCTCCATGGTATCTGAATCTCATTACTTGCCCAAGGCCGCACCTGTTGATCCCAATGCGGGCCACTACCTGGCTGCAACTCAACCAACGACTTCTATGTCAATTGGATCCCTCGTGGCACCACCTATCCATCCAGACCTAGCAAACGACACTGGTTACATGTGGATGGGGATGAACATGCCGTCAGAGCACCAAAATCCCCTCTATCCCCCACACCACATTCATGAATCCATCGAGGACAGCCAATTCTACTCGAGCCCAGAGGCTTGCCCTTCTCCTGGTTCAGACGGTGCAACATTATCTATTCCATCTCACCCTCGGTCATCTGTCGCTTCGACGCCAACAGCGGTTGCCGATCAATATCCGGAACCCATCATCGATAGCGATTTAACATCCTCACCAATGTCTATGCATGCTACCTTGCGGTGCTGGGACCAATCAGAAGGACCATTGGCTACGCCAAGCTATGCACCTGTCCCTTTGAGTGAT CCTTTTCACTGCCAATATCCATCACCAACCTGGCCAGCCGCACACCACTTCAACTATGACGAGCCCGCGCTTCCATCTGGGACACAGTTCCCTCCCCCAGTGTCCTGGAAGTCATTCACGATTTGA